CTAAAACACTGCAGAATTTTCAGCATAGCTGTATGCACACTCCATATACACATGACTACCATAACATGTGTGTGTGTTAGTGAAGCTTACATTGAAGGGAAATAAAGGTGAGTAAGGTGACGCATTGAAGATAGTAGCTTCAATTGTTCCATGGAGGAGCTTAGGAGTTTCCTCCATTGATCTTACGGTTAAAATTTTCATGAGGAATAAACGAGTTTACAATTGCCAAATCACAATTGATGAATTTTGTGCCAATTTACAACAACCAATTGTTAAATTACATTTATATAGGTGAGCAGTTTACAGTTGCAGATGAAGAAGCAAAGGAAACCTTGTAATGCAATTGAAAGTTGGAAAACTTGTGTAACTTGGCATTTATGTAGACACAATCCAGCCTTCAAAGATTTGCCATCACATGTTTTAGCTTGAAGCTAAGTTTCTTGAACCCAAATCACAATTTACCGTAATCAGTAAGTATAAAACAAAATACGGGCCTCGTATGGTCTTAGTACATTGACTACATCATTTATTGGTCGGTCAATCAACAAATAtatgatttcttaggaggataattattttatagttaGGCCAAATTTATTGGATAAACATTTACAAGTCACATGCATGTTAGCTAGAATCGGATAAGTGGGTGAAGGGTCTTGTGAGATTGACACTTTATTAACGGAACGATTCCAGAGTACAGGGAACttcgagaaagaaaaaaaatgaacgtCTTCTTATGTCTCTACCAAAGACCAAAGATTTAAAGAAATTCAGTTGCCTGTGGGTTGTTAGAAGGAAACATACCATGGATCTGTTTAGCATACCTAATGGGTAAGTTAGTTAAAATTTGatgtttaaataactttttagtctctttaaaaggttgtttcattttttctctatcttaaaatatttttatttttcttattttggttcttataattctttttgtttcatttcaaTCTTTATATACTTTCGTATAAATTTCTCTTAATAATCATAaggatcaaaacaaaaaaacattttataagaatcaaatgtttttatttttttttcgacAGGGATAAGATTAATGAAAAGGATGAGTTACTTATCACATGATGAACGAATGTTCAAATTTTTGTAGAAAGAAATATTCAAATTTAGTGCCTCGAACAAAATTGTTACAATGGAGAATAcatgtgaaaaaaataagaaaatattcttttttttaatcaaaacaaCATTATGGACCAAagggttaattaagtttttcttttataactaTATTATTGGTGTgaagtatttattaaatttgtttgtattttttttgtttatgcaCTTGACACGAATTCCAGAATTGATCTAAGAAATTTGAGTCAAATTCCACTCATATTAATACCAATGACttattagtaaaaatataaaattagtaatGGATAATTCTTAAATGTAAAATTAGTGAGAGAAAGACATAATTACTTAGTCAAAACTcaatatttgataattatatatttctaaataattacaatttatcATCTTAATTaggataacaatttttttatattttattctcgttaaaaattatttttattaaatgtaatgggataacataaataaatttatattattattttgataattttatattatacagAAATGAGATTTGATGATTTTTGGAATTCTTTTCAAGAAATTAACAAtccatttcttttcaaaataataaatcttgtaacatttttttgttatgtttttcctttttgaaatgTTTCTCCCGGCCCAGTAGAAATTTGGGGCCTTCTTTCTAAGcttccttttatatttattttctttcttggaagttTCCTCCTGCACCCTCAAATTTCTTTCTTCACCTACTctgaaatgtaaaattaaattctgGATCGGTCTTTCTAGAACGTAAAAGTTTACATTATGGATTAGTGTTTCTGGAAGGTGCAGGAACCAATTGCCTTCTTTCTATCTCTATTTATTTTCCCCCCAACCCACAACCAATAGCTTAAAAAATTAAGACTTAAGCTTGAGTGTTTAACTCATTTAtaactcaattattttttttaaaaataagctaGATAATaatctacaaataaaaatatgtgcTAAACATGTGGTATAATAATGTGGaatctatgtaattttaatttttatatgatatatcaTTTGGGATATCAAACAAGCTATTCACGATATATTGATGTCGAACATGCAAAGCTTAGGcttaaatcatttaaataataGAGCTCAATTTCAAGCAcgaatttgtttatttaattaaacaaaggaatttaatcaattatttaacaaattaagCTACAATAATTCATGAATAGTTTGACTTACACTTCCAATTGTCCTTCTATAGTAATTCTTCTAAAATATCAAACATACTGCCAACAAATTTGTCACTCCTCCCACGAGAGAAATTATCATGTGGTCTAAACTCTAAATTATATAGTCTCTGTTAATTATTACATGACATATAATTGttgttaatttttcataaattgaaattttaaatgtttaaatatatttttggttttgttagttagttttttttaaaaaaaaatttagttcatGTAAGTTTAtactttttcaactttgattcatttttagtttttataaatttgtattttcttcaattttaatcATTGTAAGTATGAATTTATGAAGATTATAAATGAACCTTGTGTTTGAGCAGAACCTTTCCATCTCTTTTGTTGAGTAACCacttaaaaaaacatgattgagtTAATCTAAATCACATATTTATATTAGAACTATGTTTTTTCATTGAAAAGtgtaaaaattgattattttttaaacttcaaaACAAATATCATTTAAGTCTTATTGCCATCAACAAGAAGACAAGaactatattttaacaaaactaATAAGAGATCTTTTTGTTGACATCATAAGTATTGTGTatgaaaaataatcttattcatATCAGACAGGATAATGATAACAATAATCTTTTGagtatttaacataattgtGTCATCATCCTTAAGCTGTAATAAGAGATTATTGGGAAGTCTGTTTGCTTTGGatcaatagaaaaaaagaaggaaggaaacTAGTGGAGTAAATATCTTTGATTgacaaaaaccaaaataaaacacgTAAAAAGAGTTTGATTTACTATCTTGGAGATTCCAACGTGGAGACACACTGTCCTTGCTGGCCTGGACCCTTCTTGAGTCGTTATTTCTTTGTCGTGATGGCGTCCCTACTCCCTACAGGGTGTAGTCTAGTCTGAATTAATATTATCCTTTTACAAGGTTTGTTGGAAGTGTGGGATCAAATAAAGCAGAGCTGAGTTTTTGTATCCCACTACTATCCAATTACTTTAGTCTCTGTCATGCATGTGCAATACTACAAATGCAAAACAACAACTCAGTTTCACATGAAGCATGGACTTGAAAAATATTGCCCTCCAAGAATATGATCTTGTTTCTCACCTCTACTTAGATGAATTTAAACCATCTGCCATCTGTTTCTttacctgttttttttttcaattgaaaaatgatagtGTAACTCAATTTCTTCGCTATTTGTTGTTAAAAGGATAGTGCTAGCTAGGTAAACTAAGTTTAAAAcggttttaatatttttatgtttgaaaaattaaaaatatttttcatataaatctCATTTTAACAAattctctctatttttctcAATAAGAAATTCATCCCATAATCACGATTCATGAATTTAAGATGTGAACAAAGAATTCTAATCTACATTATGGAAGAGACCGAAATAGCAACGATGAAATGTATCATCTTCATTAAActgtaattttttaagttaaggAAACTTGTACATTTTGCAAATAAGAAATTTCAGGTGACTTACTCAGCAGATTGTTGTTGGCAATCCTTAACATAAAcctataaattattatgtttatatgGTTCAATTTCTGATATACAAAATTTACACGAACGAGAACAAATCAAACAACAGTTAGAGTATGGAGATGAGATGACCTTGCATGACTTTTTAAGAGTACGTTAAACCCTGGCTTTCCTTAAAGTAGAGGCTAGCGGTACTGAAGAATGAACGTAAGACGTATCGAAATGCATTATGCATGGCTTTATGGCTCCAATGTATACCCTCTTCGAGTGATATCACTCATCAATGTAACGATGGGGCCTATATAGGCTATAGCTGTTCCTCAAGCAGttacacattaattaattgttactgGAACATTCTTGCTCGGTTGTTGAATTAGGGATCTTCAAGCAGTCTCAATCAGAATTTATGTTATATTCGATTTCCTTTTAAAATCTCTCCTCTTGTCCAGAATTTATGTATACTTTGTTGGAAGACGTGAAGTAATTTTtacatcttaaaaaaaataagtcccCAACGCTATTGGTTATTGGTTGAGAAATATTTTAGTGCACAccaaaaaaatctttcaaaataaaGGCAAAGGAGCATTCGTATGATCTTGGGATTTAAAGAAATCAAGTAGATTTATAATCACCCAACTTTCATCATACTTTACCTACTAGAATACGTATTTTGTAAAGTAAGAAAACATATTCtagtgagataaaataaaacactctgttaatttagttaaataaaattataaatatcccACTCCTTAGAGTAACTATTGAACAAGATTAGATTTCTCACCTCACATTCGGAAATAGGTTAAACACTACAACCAAGGAAGAAAGCAACACCAACCTCGTTccaaatttgacaaaaaaaacccGCCACGAATGTCTTCACTCATTTGGAAACTATACCATCCTCCATCCCTCTTGTCAATCATAAACTTGGACTCACCCAGAAGGAAATGTAAGTCCAGGAGCTCAAACCAAACGCAAATTAACATCAACCCCCAACTCACATCAAATTATACACCCAATCATACATTACAACCCCATAATAATTCAcccaaaaaatatgaaaaaaaacataaacaaattaaGTCATAGGTCAATTGATTCCACTTAAAATAATCTAATTCAATTCGAAAAAAAATGAGTAGGTCCCAACTCCCCCTATAATATACCAATAGCATTTCATAGTGTCACTCACATAATCGcacttcttttctcttctcaagCATGACAACAACCTATGGCACGATCCCAACCTCGCCGCCTCCGAACCTGGAGTACATCTCACGCGCGAAGCAGCGGATCAAGGCCGGGCTGGGGACGCGGCGGCCGTGGAAGGCGATGTTCAACTTCCGATCGCTGAAGGTCCCTGGCGGCGGCGTGCCGGAGGCACTATCGCGGATTCGGATCAACGTGTCGTATTTCCGCATGAACTACGCAATGGTGACGCTGCTGATTCTGTTTCTGAGCCTCTTGTGGCACCCGATCTCCCTGATCGTGTTCCTCGTCCTCATGGCGGCGTGGCTGTTCCTCTACTTCCTCCGCGACGAGCCGCTTGTGGTGCTGGGCCACCTCGTGGACGACCGCCTCGTGCTGCTCGTCATGGCGCTGCTCACGGTGGCGCTGCTGCTTCTCACCGACGCCACCGTGAACATTCTCGTGGCGGTGGCGGTCGGGGTGGTGGCGGTGGTGGCGCACGCAGCGTTCAGGAGGACGGAGGATTTGTTCTTgggagaagaggaagaagttGCTAGTGCTGCTTAAGTGATTCTTCTTCTAAAATGTAATAACTTatttgttctttgttttttaatttttttgtgaattcgggaaactaaaaaatatggTTAGATTTGGTTCGTTTTTACCgtttattgttatatttttttttttggaaggtgAGCATCATGTCACTTTGATGGATCATGGATCTATTTGGTAGTATTGTAGttacatcatttttattttttgccctGTTTTCGTATTTAGTTCTAACTTGTGTTGTGTAACAGCATCTAATGTAAAGTCGTTAGCTTTGGTTTGGGAGGGAAAATCTGACATGTGATTATGTGGCAGGGGTTATTGGGTCTTGAATCTCTTCAATAGCACGCTACAAGACAAGACTTTAAATGGTGTGTTTAATCCAACTTAACAtgcattataattttaatttattaaaataagctttaaagaaaattatgcttttatttataCAATTATAATGAATAGATAAAGacttaagtatatttttttttattttagtgtacgcttttgttttattttgattcctataagtattttttgtttatttttagtttttgtaaatttgtattttttaaattttaatttctttaactttgttaattatttactttttataatttataatagataaaaatgtgtttttttatttctatattttttttgtcaaacttGATTTTGATCCCTATccttttaatttgataaattttgttctcaaacttttgaaaatatgtGAACTTTGTTCTTTCTCCAACTTTGTTGTCCTAGAAAACATCCATTAAATGTTAAGTTTAAATATGAAGAGAGGTTAAattcacatatttttaaaaaaattagagaactaagttaatcaatttaaaaatagataCTATAATCAAGTTTGCCGAAAAGTATAcggattaaaaacatattttttatttaaaatgaaatgaaaaaattgtttaaataatttaaataaaaatatatttaaatttttgtaatgttaattttttaaaatgtattatgaataaataaaaaatatcatgaatAATACAATTAGATcagaataaatttaaatttttgtattgtaagaagtttttaatttgttaataaattgttcatagtataattttaaattgaatggaaataaaatgagagaaaaaatttctactttaatttatcatgagtaaaaaatataattttatattttgtttccttttactCGAAGGATGCAAACAAGCTCACTAAAAAAGCCTTATTCGTAACAAACTAACAATATTCCACATATATAGTGCTGAAAGGTAGGTGGCTTTGGGCACTTCATTTGATAGAAcatgagattttatttttactgcAGAACGTGAGAAGTGATGAATTCAATATTCAGTAACACGAGGCTTGGTGATCGAATTGTTGAGGACTTCGGTGGAGTACTTTTCAAGCCATACAATCGGGGTTTTAGTGTTTTACAATATATTTTGAGGAGATCAATAACCAGATTATCATCAAGAAAATTGAGATCGACCCTTAATTAAGTTGGCATGCATGATTAGGAGAAAACCGATGATGATTAGAATTACAATATGTAGCTTTTATTTccaaataattatgttttaaccTTGCTTGCATTCAAGAATCATAAAATAAACACTTGTTATTTCTTTTTGGGGTGAGAGATATATTATTCTTAGCTTGTGGATATATACACAATTGGTGGAACAAGAAATtcatatttcatttttcaagGTATTTTaccatatctttttttatttaattcacatATGAAACATACATTTATTAAAggagtttaatttaattgattgagcATATGATATAAAGTGTCATTTTATgcctatttaattttaaattaaacaatggTTGCACCCCACGTGTTCTGGCTAggaaaagaaatagaagatTAGAGAAAACATCTAATCTGttgcttgtaaaaaaaaattagaaagcaGAAAAAGATTAATTTGAAAACTCATTCCTTATAGTATTTTCTTATTCTCCGTAAGTTTAAAGAGTTACGAGTTAATCAAAAGGACGGGTCACTCCAGCTAAATAGATATACACATCATAACAGGAACTATGATCAATTAACATCACATTGAAATATCAATTACCATATCTTATgtaaataattacatatttaatttcattttaaagaaTTGGTTTAATTTGAAACAACTTTAAGTGTGCGTTTGATTTCTCATCTGGAATCCAAGTTTAATGCAAAATCATGTCAAATTAACGCTGGAATAACTATTATTGCACGCTTGATTCTACCTTTGAGATGAGTTTTGGAAGTTACTCCCCCAAACATGATTCTTCCATCCTTAACaagtttttaaatatgttattggTTACGTAGGAGAtccattttattaaaagatgcCATATAAAAATTGGAGCGCCTTCACTTCTTGAAATTAgacatgaaattaaatattcgaagttaatactattttttagtGAGATAGTGCAAAATTAGAGAAAGCATCCCTAAGTatataagttaaattttataaaatggagACACGTTGTTGAGACATATCAAATGAAGAGCCTAAACTAAACTAAATTACTTGTAAATGGTGATAAACCAATCTATATATAGCTATCAGTAAATTATGCACAGTAAATTGTAACTTGagtttttatcttaattaatcACAATTGTAATTTTGTCTATCATTACGTGAATTGGGAATCTATTGCAGTTTTGaccattttttcttcattgtttTAGTTCTCTTTGTCAAGCTTATCACTTTTTAGATTTGATTGTTATATCATCATCAGCTCGTCACCtgacaaaattaaacaaaaaataaaaattgtttaggTGGAAATAACTCTTAAATAACATCTTTCAGGGTATTCAAATCTAAAACTTAAGAAGACAATCTCACAAAATCTATAAAACTTGTGTGAAAAGTGATGAAAATTACAACAATTTAGAGCATCAAGGAGAGGGAGAAAAAATGCCAAACTTGGGAGGGATTAATTTTCATAGAACAATTAGTAGAGGAGAGATTTAATAATAATCTTCGAGCATTAACACGTAAGCAAATAGGTTAATGTGACCCATAGTATATTGATGTAGCAgcgtataatttatattatataaaaatatgagtaatattattgactttttataataattgtaattttggtAAGTTTTTAGCtgaagattttatttatatttgattagTCTTATTTTTACACTATTTTTCTCACATTGTATTTGTAATATCAATATTGAATTTGAATGTTTTAAGtgagatattaaattttatagataaaaaatataattaaaaacaaatattctatTAAAATTGATTACATAAATTAGTCATCAAGACATTTGTATTGGATAATGTACTtctcacttaatttttttttcactatacTATTTCTCAATaactatttaatatatttttaattaaaatatttttcgttCTCAtagatatgaaaatatttaaaatttattatataaaatttttaaaatatttttcatacttataaaattaaaatatatctttttttattcggATGTTGATGCAAAATCGATGTAAatgtgaatttattttttcattcgttatgtatataattgatataattttgaTGGTTTTTTACATACAAACAATGCACCTCTGAAATTTTTATAggaataaattttgaatatttttttatgaagaaaaaaatatattttaacctatatttttttaaatacacttattattataaaataaaatttatgatacaaaattaaataaatataattcttcatttaattaACATCGCTCATAATTTTATGAGtatatactaaaatttaatttaattattaacagtAACACTCCTCTGGTTCGTAAATAAACGACACTGATACACAAGAATTTCGTTTCGTTTGTATAAAAGAAAAGCTAGCGTCATCGGACCTTCTCCGGCGTCGACCATCGCCGTCGCAGACGacggcgcccatggctcatccGCCGTTGGATCCGTACTACCTTTACCAACAACAAGATGAGCGGAGCAACATCAACACGTTATTTGTCTCCGGTCTCCCAGACGACGTGAAGGCGCGTGAGATTCACAACCTCTTCCGCCGCCGCCCCGGCTTCGACTCCTGCCAACTCAAGTACACCGGCCGCGCCAACCAGGTACCATTCCTTCTCGTGAATTGTTCCTTTTTACTTACCTACTATTATGCATTGAAACTGAAGCTCGTGAATTTTGTatgtattgaataaaatttcGCTTTCCTTTTCAGGTCGTAGCGTTCGCCACGTTTTTCAACCACCAATCGGCAATGGCAGCGTTGCACGCCTTGAATGTGAGTACCGTTAGAGTTAGGAATTTAGTCATTGATAActcaattttatgattttgatttttgttcctTAGAATTATCATTTTGGACTAAGGGTCTGTTTGCACACACTTCTCAATAGGCActtgagaagaaaataagaagctaAAATGAATTTAAGTTTCTCCTAACATAAAATTAACTTACGTATAAGTTAATTTCTACAAACTCTCATTTAGCTTTtccaaaaattgattttaacttcCGCGTGAGCTAATTTTAGCTCATGAGAGAAGTTTAAGTcgttttatcttcttattttcttctcctaaaaGTGTATATtgagaaatttatccaaatgaaagtgaaaattgCACTGGCCTTGCGcagatactaaaaaaaaaatctagagtTAGTGGGCTTTATGATAGAGTGTCAAAAGAAATTGTTGATCATATTTTACTGACAAGATGTTTGCAGTTTATAGAAATTGGTCTTCTATCTAattccttttttcatttttgatcaTTATCAGGGTGTGAAATTTGATCCTCAAACTGGATCTGTTTTACATATTGAACTTGCCAGGTCAAACTCTAGGAGGAAGCGTAAACCaggtatatatattatatgcatATTATATCATATGACCAAAAAAGGAGTGATGGAAAATATGAGAGTATCATCAAGTTACAAGGCAGATCATAGCATATGGATATCTTCTCATTTTTATTACATTCAGTTTTTCCTTCAAGCAACTTTTCTtccatcccccccccccccccaatttgtgaacttttatgtatttcttttgatgaactcTAGAGGAATTCagtttgttttacttttatgGCTTTACTTCCTTTTTAGGATGATTACTGGATTTTTATTCTGCACAGGTGGTGAAGCCTACGTGGTTATAGATAAAAGGTCCACAGGGGAGCCTGATCTTCAGGGATCATCAAGTGATGATGGTAACATTACTTTATTAAGTTCAATGCTAAGTGTGTGTATTCTGAAATGACTATGATCTAGCTTGTTGCCATTTTATTGTATGCATCCATAGCTAATTGtccttttctttcaatttaaatGGGATGCAtgagattagaaaaaaaaatgggaagGGAGCAGCACGGGGAACTTAGGTTTCATATTCTTGGCCCTCTTGTTTCTGTGTCTCACCTGCACATCTTTCACATTTAGGTGACAGTGACCCTGATGAACCATCAGACAGTGGTGACAACCAGGGTGATATAGCAATCATGACAAGGTTGAGAATACAATAACTTTAATAACTGTTTAGCTCAAATGTTCAAAATCTTGCAAATTGTTCACACacgcacaaaaaaaaatgataaagttaTAACAGTACTTTGAATTTTCTAGTGGTTCACTAAGTCTATAATATTCTCTGCTTGTATGCAGTGATGAAACGGCTGTAGGTTCTGACAATGCTGTATCTGTGGTAAGTTCAAATGAAACTCAGCAATAAGTTGAAACTCTTCAGCTTATTGCATTTGTAGAAACCATCCAATATTTTCTTCTGCTTTAAATGCAGTACCTAGAATTCATGTCATTTCCTTCAGTGTTTCAACAAGCAGATGAAATTCTGTGTAGTTTGAAAAGGTGTCGCTTCCTTTTCCCATTAAGTACTTCTGTACTACAATCCTTTCAAATTGGCTGCAGGAGCAACATGGAAAGGGCAGTGCTGGAGGACTGTGTTCCACTCTTTTTATCGCAAATCTTGGTCCTAATTGCACTGAAGATGAATTGAAGCAGGCTTTTTCTGTGTGAGTTTATCCTTCTCTCTTGTTGATGAATCTGCTAATGGCCTCTGTTATTCAGATTGGACCATTGCTGAACATGCTAATTCTTGTTATGTATAGATCCTGCAATGTTCTTCATCTACTTGATTTGATCATAAAACTTAATGTCTTTAATCCATTTTTTCAGATATACTGGATTCAACATGGTCAAAATGCGTTCCAGAGGAGGAATGCCTGTTGCATTTGTTGATTTTGAGGTAAGTCAGCATGTGCCTCTTTTGCATTTTGAGGTATCTTGTTAAAATAATTGGcatttataatattcatatattgTGTGTGGATGTTCAAGGGAGAGAAAAATAAGGGTGGAGGAAGGGAGGGAAGGAAATGATAGATTAAACGTTTAGTAATAATGAGGGTTACTTCcatcaactttttattttttggaatgaTTTGCTGAGTTCTTTGTATAGAAACTCTACCTTTTCTGTATAGCATTAGACCACTGATTGTTCATGTCATCAATTTTGAATCATGTTTCTGGAAAACATAATTTTGTGTGTCTGTTTGAGGTAAGAAAACCATCTAGAAACTAGAGCTGTACATCCTGAGCCATCCAGGAATGTCTAATAGAACTAAATCTGATCAAGAGGACTTCACTCTGGGAACACAAATTCTAATTGGGCAAACCCTGTTCCATGCTGTTATTTTCTCATGCTTCCTGAACAATTGACTTTTTAGAAATATGAAATATGAGAACATCATGACATAGGCATACCATTGGATGAGAAAAggttgtttggtttttttaggtCATTGTCTCTTCTATAGCCTTGCCACCAAAGTATGGTCAAGCATACCGTATCTGTCAAATAACCTTGTCCTGATTTTTTACTCA
This region of Glycine max cultivar Williams 82 chromosome 7, Glycine_max_v4.0, whole genome shotgun sequence genomic DNA includes:
- the LOC100789765 gene encoding PRA1 family protein F2; translation: MTTTYGTIPTSPPPNLEYISRAKQRIKAGLGTRRPWKAMFNFRSLKVPGGGVPEALSRIRINVSYFRMNYAMVTLLILFLSLLWHPISLIVFLVLMAAWLFLYFLRDEPLVVLGHLVDDRLVLLVMALLTVALLLLTDATVNILVAVAVGVVAVVAHAAFRRTEDLFLGEEEEVASAA
- the LOC100810989 gene encoding RNA binding domain-containing protein, translating into MAHPPLDPYYLYQQQDERSNINTLFVSGLPDDVKAREIHNLFRRRPGFDSCQLKYTGRANQVVAFATFFNHQSAMAALHALNGVKFDPQTGSVLHIELARSNSRRKRKPGGEAYVVIDKRSTGEPDLQGSSSDDGDSDPDEPSDSGDNQGDIAIMTSDETAVGSDNAVSVEQHGKGSAGGLCSTLFIANLGPNCTEDELKQAFSVYTGFNMVKMRSRGGMPVAFVDFEETDQAAKVVEELQGSLLPSSDRGGMHIEYARSKMRKR